The Salinirubellus salinus genome segment CTCCGGCCGCTGTACGAGCGGGCCGCGACAGAGGACGGCTTCGCGCTCCCGAGCGGCCACGCCACCGGCGCGACGGTCATCTACGGCGGTGTGGCCACCGTCCTCGCCGCGGGGACCCGTCGCCAGCGGTACCTCAGGGCGGGCCTCGTCGTCGCCGTCGTCGCGCTCTCACGGCTCGTCCTCGGCGTCCACTATCTCGGCGACGTGCTCGCCGGCGTCGCCGTCGGCGCGGGCTACCTGCTGCTCGTCGACCGGGTGGCGGGTCGAGGGGCGCGCCCCGAACTGGCGTTCTCCGTGGCCGGCGTCGTCGCCGCGCTCGCCGTCCTCGTCGAGGGGTTCGGCGCCGAGTCGACGGCGGTGCTCGGGGCGGCCCTCGGCGCCCGTCTCGTCTGGGGTGCCGTCGGTGGCGACGTGCGGGCGCTCGACACGACCCGGACGGTCGGCGTGCTCGCGCTCGCGTTCTCGCTGCCCGTCTTCGGGGGGCTGTTCGGCGCGACGTACGCACTCGAACCGGCAGCGCCGCTGGCGCTGCTGGGCGGGGCGGTGTCGGTCGGCGGCATCCTCGTGGCGCCGCTGATCGGGAGTCGGCTGGCGGGCCGGTGAGCGCGCTCACCACGAGCGTCGGCCCTCAGGGCCCGAGCGTCGCGAAGTCGATACCGCTCAGGATACTCTCGAATCGATTGACCGCCTGTTCGGCCGTCTCGACGTCACCCAGCGTGAACAGCACGCCGGTCACCGTCGCCGCGAGGATGACGACGATCGAGACCATGATGATGGTCCCGATGATCGGACTCACCCCGCGGTCGTCGAACCCCACCGTCGAACGGTCGTCCCCCAGCATACAGCCCCACGTGACACTCACAGGACATAACGTTTGGCCGACAGGGGGCCGACCACCAGTCGGGACCGGCCGGTGATGCGGGGGGCTGGCCGCCTAGAAGTCGAGTTCGAACTGCTGGTTCTCCACGACGGTGTTCAGCACGACCGACGTGTTCGACTCCTTGATGTCGGGGTCGGTCAGCAGTTCCTTGATCTGGTTGTTCATCCCGTCGGTGTCCTTGAACTTCCCGATAGCGACGATGTCGTGGTCGCCCGTGACCTCGTACACCGAGACCATGTGCTTGTGCTCTTTCAGCCGGTCCGTGATGTCCGGGAGCGCGCTCCCCTCGACCTTCAGCTGGATGACGGCGGTGACGTCGTAGCCGAGCGCCCCGTAGTCGACGATGGGCGTGTACCCGCGGATGACACCCTCCTCCTCGAGGTCGGAGAGGTGGTTCGACACCGTGGTCACGGAGACGTCGAGTTCTTCGGCGAGGCTACGCAGCGACGCGCGGCCGTCGGCGAGCAGCGCGTTGATGAGCTGTTCGTCGAGGTGCTCGTAGGTCATACCCTCCATTCAGCAGGGGGGCACTTAGAACTTTACGAACGGCCAATTCGTGTCGCGGTTCGGGGGGAGAGACCATCGAAACCACGAACCGGCTATTCGCCACGGCGTCATCTTTTGCCGGACTGGCCCAACCAAGTGTTCAGTAGAATCACTCATCGTTGGAGAAATGGGTCTCGAAAGGGCGGTTACGTTTGCTCGGAACGGTAGGGTTTTAGTGAGAGCGATTGAGGAATACATCGTCCAGAGATGACGGATGACAACCTCGCCACCGACGGTGGCCTCTCCGAAGAAGCACAGCGCGCCCTCGACGAGATCGAGGAGAAGAACGTCGACTTCCTCCGCCTGCAGTTCACCGACATCCTCGGTACGGTGAAGAACGTCTCCATCCCGGCCGAGCAGGCCGAGAAGGCGTTCACCGAGGGGATCTACTTCGACGGCTCCTCCATCGAGGGGTTCGTCCGGATCCAGGAGTCGGACATGCGGCTCAAACCCGACCCCGAGACGTTCGCCATCCTCCCGTGGCGGAACACCGACGAGCACGCCTCGGCCCGCCTCATCTGCGACGTCATCAACACCTCGACGGGCGAACCGTTCGAGGGTGACCCGCGCTACATCCTGAAGCAGGCGCTCGACCGCGCCGAGGAGATGGGGTTCACCGTCAACGCCGCGCCCGAGCCCGAGTTCTTCCTGTTCGAGGAGGACGAGGACGGCCGCGCGACCACGAAGACCAACGACGCCGGCGGCTACTTCGACCTCGCGCCGAAGGACCTCGCCTCCGACGTCCGTCGTGACATCATCTACGGGCTGGAGGACATGGGCTTCGACATCGAGGCCTCGCACCACGAGGTCGCCCAGGGCCAGCACGAGATCAACTTCACCTACGACGACGCGCTCACGACGGCCGACAACGTCGGCACCTTCCGCACCGTCGTCCGGGCCATCGCCGCCCAGCACGACCTGCACGCGACGTTCATGCCCAAGCCCATCGCCCGCATCAACGGCTCGGGGATGCACACCCACATCTCGCTGTTCACCGAGGACGGTGAGAACGCGTTCCACGACGACGACGACGAGTTCAACCTGAGCGAGTCGGCCAAGCAGTTCACCGCCGGCATCCTCGAACACGCGCCGGCCATCACGGCCATCACGAACCCGACCGTGAACTCCTACAAGCGCCTGGTCCCCGGCTACGAGGCGCCCGTCTACGTCGCGTGGTCCGACCGGAACCGCTCGGCGCTCATCCGCAAGCCGGCCGCGCGTGTCCCGGCCGCCTCGCGCATCGAGGCCCGCTTCCCCGACCCGTCGTGTAACCCGTACCTCGCGTTCGCCGCGCTCATCCACGCCGGCCTCGACGGCATCGAGCAGGGCCTCGAGTGCCCGGACCCGGTCCGCGAGAACATCTACGACTTCGACGAGGACAAACGCGAGGAGTACGGTATCGAGACGCTCCCGACGAACCTCGGCGAGGCCGTCGACGCCCTCGAGGCGGACGAGGCCATCTACTCGGCGCTCGGCCCGCACATCGGCCCGAAGTTCGTCGAGGCGAAGAAGGCCGAGTTCCAGGAGTACCTCGTGGAAGTCAGCCAGTGGGAGCTGGACCAGTACCTCGAGACCTTCTGAGAGAACCCTGTTGCGCTCGGGGTCGGCCTCCGGCCGACCGCTCGCGCAACAACGTTCACGAAAGAGACGGCGCTCGCGCCGGGTGGGTGTGCTGGTGGCTTCCGCCACCGCACCGCAGCCACGCCGTTCCCGCACCGCCACGGCCGCACCGACTGTCTTCCACCGGGGCCTCGCCGTGACCCCCACTTCTTTCGAGACCGACCGTGAGCGAACGGTATGGTCGCACTCTCCACCTCGCTCGGCGTCGCCGTCCTCGCCGGTCTCGTCGCGTGCTCGGCGTTCTTCTCCGCCAGCGAGATCGCCATCTTCTCCACGGAACGACGCCCCGGTGAACCCCCCGAACGCGGCGCACTCGGCCGGTTACGTGAGGACCCGCACCGCCTGCTCGTCACCATCCTCGTCGGTAACAACTTCGTCAACGTCGCCATCGCCACGCTGACGACCACACTGCTGGTCCGCTCGCTCTCACCGGAGACGGCCGCCGTCGTCTCCACCGCGGTGGTCGGCACCGTCGTCCTCGTGTTCGGCGAGATCGTGCCCAAGTCGTACGGCGTGGGCAACGCCGAGACGCTCGCCGAGCGGGTCGCCCGACCGCTCGAACTGCTCGGGACGGCGCTCTACCCCGTGGTCGCCGTCTTCGACGCCGTCACGGGCGTCATCACCGGGCTGTTCGGCGGGGAACGCGACATCGAACGGCCGTACATGACCCGCGAGGACCTCGCGGCCATCGTCGAGTCCGCGGAGGCGGAGGGCGTCATCGAGGCCGACGAACAGGAACTCATCCAGCGGGTCCTGCGGTTCTCGGGGACGGACGCGGCGGACGTGATGGTCCCCCGCGCGGACGTGGTCGGCGTGGACGCCGACGCGTCGGTAGGCGAGGCGCTCGACCGCTGTCTCGACGCGCGGGTCACCCGGGCGCCCGCCTACCGCGGGACGCTCGACGAGGTGGTCGGCCACGTCGACGTCCGTGACCTCGCCGGCGCACCACGGGAGGCGCCGCTCGACGGCTACCTCCGGCCGGTCCTCCACGTCTACGAGTCCCGGCCGGTCGACGAGGTGCTCGCGGACCTGCAGGTCGAGCGCGTGGAGGTGGCCGTCGTCTTCGACGAGTTCGGCGCCGCCGAGGGCATCCTCACGACGGAGGACGTGGTCGAGGAACTGGTCGGTGAGATACTCGACGTGGGCGAGCGGCGGCCAGTCGTCCTCACCCCCGAGGGGCACGTCCTCGCCCGGGGGAAGGCCGGTGTCGAGGCAGTGAACGCCGCACTCGGGACGACCATCGAGGCGGCTCCCGACGGGGGGACGACGCTGGCGGCCGTACTCACCGATGAGCTCGGGCGCCCCGCGGCGGTCGGTGAGGTGGTGACCGTCGGCGACGCACGTCTCACCGTCGAGGAGGTGGTTCGGAACCGTGTCCGGCGGGTCAGGGTCGAGCGAGTGGCGCCGGACGCCGACGGGGACGAGGACGGGAGTGGGGACTCAGAGGGGCCCGTTCAGTAGGTCGAGCGCCCAGCGCGAGAGCGCCACGACGACGAGGAGTGCGCCCTCCCGGCGGGTCAACTGGCGGTCCGACCGGAGCAACACGAGCGCGAGGACCACCAGTCCGAACATCCAGATTGCGCCACCGCGGGCGTTCGCGGCGAGCGTGAGCGGCCCCGCGAGCCCGGCGATGCCCAGCACCGCGAGGAGGTTGAACACGGAACTCCCGACGAGGTTCCCGACCGAGAGCTCGTGTTCGCCGCGCTGCGTGGCGACCATCGAGGCGGCGAACTCCGGCGCGGAGGTGCCGGCCGCGACGACGGTCAGTCCGACCACCCACTCGGAGATGCCGGCGTCGAGCGCGAGCGTGGTCGCGCCGTCGACGAGGACGTCCGCGCCGAGGACGACCATCCCGAGGCTCAGGACGACGCGCGCGAGGGCCCCCCAGTCGACGCCCGACTCGGCGACCGACTCCAGTTCTTCCTCCAGTTCCCCGGCGACGCCCTCCAGCCCCTCGACCACCTCCGCCACCTCGCCGCTCACCGACTTGATGCCGGGACGGCGGAGGAGCCAGAGGAGGTAGGCGGCGAGCCCGACGAGCAACACCGCCCCCTCCCAGCGAGCGAGACGGAGGTCGAAGAGGAACGCCACGACGGCGACGGTGGCGAGGAACAGGACGAGCCCGTCACGCCGGAGGATGCGGCCACGGACCGGGAGGACACGGACGAGCGCGACCGCCCCGAGCACCACCCCGAGGTTGAAGAAGTTCGACCCGACGACGTTGGCGACGGCGATGTCGGCGGCCCCGCGGAACGCCGCCCCGGCGGTCACGGCCACCTCGGGAGCGGAGGTACCGACGCCGACGACGAGGACTCCGACGACCACCGGGGAGACGTTCATCCGGGCGGCGAGTGCCGTGGCGTTCTCGACGAGGACGAGCGCGCCGTACCAGAGCGCCCCGACGCCGACGACGACGAGCGCGAGCGCCCAGAGGGTGTCGAGCGGCGTCATGAGTGGTGGGGAGAGCGGGAACTCGGAGACGGGACGGCCGGGGTCACGGTACCATCGGTAGACGGCCCGGCACAAAGAACTACGCCGTTCGGGGCAGGCGGCGGTGGCGTCGCTGGGGAGCGTAGCGAAAGAAGAACGCGAGTCAGTCGGAGTGCGGTGCGGTTGCGGCAGCGGTGCGGGAGCGACGCGGCGGCGGTGACCACCAGCACACCCATCCGCGGCGAGCGGGCCCGGAGGCCCCCGACGCCGCGCTTTTCCCCCACGTTTTTGCCCGAACGAGGGCCCGAAGGGCCCGAGAGAGGTGCAAAAACGTGGTCTTACATCATGCCGCCCATGCCGCCGCCCATACCGCCCATGCCGCCCATGCCGCCGCCCATACCGCCGGGGCCGCCGGGGGCACCGCCTTCGTCGTCGTCGTCGTCCGTGCCACCGCCCTTCAGGTCGCCCGCGGCGATGACGTCGTCGATGCGCAGGATCATGACGGCCGCCTCGGTGGCGGACTCGATGGCCTGGGTCTTGACGCGGAGCGGCTCGACGACGCCGTCCTCCTCCATGTCGACGACCTCACCGGTGTAGGCGTCGAGGCCGGCGGCGGTCGCGCCACCGTCGTGCTTCGAGCGGAGGTCGACCAGCGAGTCGATGGGGTCGAGCCCGGCGTTCTCCGCGAGCGTGCGCGGGATGACGTCGATGGCGTCGGCGAACGCCTCGACGGCCAGCTGCTCGCGCCCGCCGACGGAGTCGGCGTAGTCACGCAGGCCGAGCGAGACCTCCGTCTCCGGGGCACCGCCGCCGGGGAGGACCTTGCCGTCCTCGAGCGTCGTGCGGACGACGCCGAGCGAGTCGTCGATGGCGCGCTCGATCTCGTCGACGACGTGCTCCGTGCCGCCGCGGAGGATGAGCGTGACCGACTTGGCCTCCTCGACGTCCTCGACGAAGATGCGCTCGTCGCCGCCGACGTCCTTCTGGCCGACGGAGCCGGCGAAGCCGAGGTCCTCGGGGGTGATGTCGTCGATGTTGGAGACGACCGTGCCGCCCGTGGCGCGGGCCAGCCGCTTCATGTCGGACTTCTTGGCGCGGCGGACCGCGAGGATGCCCTCCTTCGCGAGGTAGTGCTGGGCCATGTCGTCGATGCCCTTCTGGCAGAAGACGACGTCCGCACCGGCCTCCTTCAGCGTGTCGACCATCTCCTTCAGCTGTTTCTCCTCCTGGTCGAGGAACTGCTGGAGCTGGTCCGGGTCCGTGACGTTGACCTCGGCGTCGATCTCGGTCTCGCGGACCTCGATGGCCGTGTCGAGCAGCGCGATGTTCGCGTCCTCGACGGCGTACGGCATGTTCTCGTGGACGCGCTCCTTGTCGATGATGACGCCTTCGACGAGCTCGCTCTGCTCGACCGAGCCGCCGACGACCTTCTCGACCTTGACGTTGTCCACGTCGATCTCGTCGTCGTCCTTCACGGCGAGGACGGCGTCGACGACGAGTTCGGCCAGCAGGTCACGCGCGTTCTCCGCGCCCTTGCCGGTCATCGCCGTGGAGGCGACCTGCTCGAGGTACTCGCGGTCGTTCTCGTCGACGTCGATGGCCGCGTCCTCGAGGATCTCCTTGGCCTTCTGGGCGGCCTGTCGGTACCCCTGTGCCAAGATGGTGGCGTGGATGTCCTGCTCGAGGAGGTCCTCGGCCTTGGCCAGCAGTTCACCGGCGATGACGACGCTCGTCGTGGTGCCGTCGCCCGTCTCGTCCTCCTGGGTCTCGGCGACCTCGACGATCATGTTCGCCGCCGGGTGCTCGATGTCCATCTCCTTGAGGATGGTCACGCCGTCGTTCGTGACGACGACGTTGCCCGTCGAGTCGACGAGCATCTTGTCCATCCCTTTCGGGCCGAGTGTGGTCCGTACGGACTCGGCGACGGCCTTCCCGGCCGTGATGTTCATCGACTGGGCGTCACGCCCGGAGGTACGCTGGCTGTCCTCCGAGAGCACGATGAGGGGCTGGTTACCCATTTGCTGAGCCATGTTCAGCCGAGAGGTTGATTGCGATTCTACAAAAAAGTACCGGATAGGGTCGCGGGAATCGCCACCAGACGGCCGGAGGGAAGCCTGTGCGAACCGTTATCAGACATATTTAAATAGTGTTCTGAGCAGTCGTCTCCGACGGCTACTCGGGCGTCTCGGGCTCGGACCCGGCCGCTTCTCCGCCTGGGAACTGGTGGTACTCCAGCCCCGCCGTCTTCATCTCGTTGTGCCGGCGCTCGAGGAAGGAGTAGACCGCGCCGTGCGGTGCCCCGTCGAGGATCATCTCCGCGGCCGAGCGGACCGCGTCGACCTGTTCCGGCCCGCCGATGATGCCCAGCGTCGAACCGTAGATGACCACGTTCGCGCCCGTGAGCTCCTCCATCAGCTGTCGGGTCCGGCCCTTCTCGCCGATGAGCCGACCCTTCTGCCGGCGGAGGTCGTTGCGGTTGCGGGTGGCGGCGTCGAGGTCAACGAGGTCGAGCATCCGGACGTCGTCGTCGAGCAGGGAGAGCGCCGCATCCGGGTCGAAGCCGCGGCCGATGGCCTTCACCACGTCCGGCCCCTTCAGGCCCGTGATGGGGTCGCCGACCGATTCGATGCGGACCGACCCCGTCTCCGAGTCGATGTCGAGGCGGACCTCCGCCTCCGACTCGATGCGCCGCATCGTCGCGCCCCCCTCCCCGATGAGGACGCCGATGCGGTCCTGCGGAATCGTCACATGTTGCATAGGCAGGCTTGCGTCTCGGCGGTGTTAAGGGTTCGTTCCTGTGGTTCCTGTGGGAAGGATTGTGTCGGTCTCGGCCGACGTGACTGCGCTGTCCCCGCTGGTGGTGCGGATTCCGTAGTCGGAGAGGCGGTGGGCGAGGCGCGGTCCGACTGAACCGCACGGCGACCGCGGAGGCCCCGTAATCCGTGTGTTCGAACGAACCACACGGCCACGGAGGGCCGCCCGGCGACAGCCGGGCGGGTCCGACGCGGGGAAAGGTTGGTGTCGCCGTGCCACCGCGCCAGCGGTGGCCGGCGCGACTGCTGCGCGGTGCGGTTCAGTTGTACCGCGCTAGTCTCCCCGCTCGACGATACGAACCCCCTACAGCCGCTTCTCGAGTTCGTGTTCCTCGTGGAGCGACCCCGCGACCTCCGTCCGGGCCTCGCCCAGTCGCTCGAACCCCTGCGACTCGAAGAACGCCACGCCGGCGTAGTTCTCGACGAACACCGAACAGGCGAGCCGGTCGGCCCCCTCGTCGGCCACCCGCTCGGCCACCGCGTCGAGGAGCGCCGACCCGAATCCCTCGCCCCAGTGGTCGGGGTGGACGTAGAGCGCGTAGAGTTCCGCCTCGTCGGCCCACGTCATCTCGGCGGAGGCGAACGCGACCACCTCGTCCTCGCGCTCGGCGACGAGGAGGTGGAACCCGTCGAGTTCGTCGATGGCCCGTTCGAGCGCCTCGGGGTCGTAGAGGTCGTCGAGTGCGCGCCGGCACTGGCCGGGCGTGAGGAAGGCAGCGTAGGCCGCCTGCCACGCCTCCTGTGCCACCTCGCGGATGCGGGGGACGTCCGCGGCCGTCGCCTCGCGTACGTGCATGGTCACGCATCCGACGGGCCCGCCCAAGTGCGCGTCGGTGTCAGTCAGAGCCGGAGCGTCTCGATCTCGCCGATGTGCGGGAGTCGCCGCAGGTCCGGCACCGCGAACACCCACAGCGCGACGAACGCGAACCCGACCGCGCCGGCGAGCATCACCAGTCCGGGCGAGGTGACGGCCGCGAGCGACCCCCCGAGGAGGCCACCGAACGGCGTCGCCCCGGCCGAGACGCTCCCGACCAGCGCCATCACGCGACCCATCGACGCCTCCGGGACGAGCGCCTGCATCATCGAGGCGAACAGCACGTTCGTCACGCCCACCGGGACGAACGCGACGGCCAGCAGCGGCACCGTCATCGGGAGCCAGCCAATCCCGACGGCGGTGGCCCAGACGACGGCGCTGAACGCCGCGCCCCCGCCGAGCAGCAGCCCGAGCGGTCGGTCGTCGAAGACGCCCGCGACGAGCGACCCGACCAGCAGGCCGCCGCCGATGGCGGCCATCGCCAGCCCGTAGGCGACCTCGCCGCCGAGGGCGTCGCCGTACGCCGGCAGCACCGCGAGCACGCCGCCGAGCGAGCCGTTGACGACGACCGTGGCGAGCATCGCCCGCGAGACGACGGTCCCGCGGACGAACGAGAAGCCCGCGCGCAGCGAGTCGAGGTAGGACTCCGGTCCGGGGTCGCCGCCGTCGGCGGCCACGGTCCCCTCCGGCGTCTCGTCGCCCGCCTCCCCCTCGGTTCGGTCGGCCGCCTCCGCCGCGGGGATGGTGATGCCGAGCAACAGCAGGGCGGCGACGGCGAACGTGACGCTGTCGACGACGAACAGCGTCACCGCGCCCACGACGGCGACGAGCAGTCCGCCGAGCGCGTTGAACGCCGCGTCCACGCCCTGGTACGCGACGGAGAAGACGGAGTTGGCGGCGACGAGGTCCTCCCGGTCGACGATGCGCGGGATGGCCGCCGACTGCGCCGGGTAGGCCGGCTGGTTCAGGAGTGAGAGCAGCGACATCACCACGAGCAGCACCCACACGCTGAGCGCGTCGAGGAAGTAGGCGACGGGGACGACGAGGACGAGCACCATCTGGGTCACCTGCGTCCCGACGAGGAGCGACCGGAGCGGCACCCGGTCGACCAGCGGGCCGAACAGGAACTGGAGGCCCGCCGGCGCGAGGACGAGGAACGTGGCGAGGCCGGTGTAGAACGTCGAGCCGGTCAGGGCGTAGACGAGCCACGTCGCCGCGACGTAGTAGAGGCTGTCGCCGGCGTTCGTCACCAGTCGGGCGAGGAGCAGCCGACGGAGGTCGGAGTCACGCAGGACGCGTCGCATACCCGTCGGTCGGTGGTCACGGCGATAACTGATTGCAGAGCGACATTTCTGTTCGACGGATTGCAGAAACCAGCATCTGTCCGGCGACGGTCAGGACCCGGTCACCTCGAGGACGTCGAGGCCGTCGTCGAGGGTCAGCGTGAGCGTCTCGCCGTCGAGTTCGACCCGGCACTCGACGCGGAGGGGGACCTCGCTCACGACGTGGGCGTGGTCGTCGTAGAGCCACGCCAGCCCCAGCGTGGTCGGGTCGCGCGTGTCGACCCCGTGGTCCCAGTGGAAGGCGACGACGGCGGGGTGGTCGAACAGCGCCGCCCCGAGGCTGGTGAAGGCCCGTTCCGGGCACCGCTCGCACTCGTAGTGGACGACCACGCCGGGCGTCTCCCCGCGGGCGTTCCCCTCCTCGCCGGGGGCCGCCACGGCTACCCGCGGCGAGACGGGGCCGGTGCAGGCCAGACAGAACCCGGAACGCATCTCCCCCATCAGGCGGCCCGTCCACCGGAGGAACACCTCGGGGTACTCGGCGGGGTCGTACCCCTCGAGCGCCCCCGGCGGGACGGCCGCGGAGCAGAACACCTCGCCGCACTCCGTGCAGGCCACCTCGCCGCGTTCGGCCACGTACGTGGCCTCGACGAGGCCGCCACAGACGGGGCAGGGGGTGTCGACGGCGACCGGGTCGGCGTCACCGCGTTCGGTGTAGGTGCCCGCGAGGATGGCCCCCACGACCAGCAGGGTGGTGTAGCGCATCCGGTAGCCCGCCTCGTCGTGGTCGAGGAACGGCCCGACGAGTTTGCCGAGGTGGTAATTGAACTGGCCGGAGTCACGGGTGCCCACCCGGTCACGGAGTTCGGAGAACGAGACGGGGGCGTACGGGTCGCCGGACTCCTTGGCGGCGTCCATCACCGCCCGGAGGATGGCCACGCGTATCTCGTGGCCGACGAGGGCGAACGCCTCGTCGGCGCTCAGGGCGTCCTGTTCGGGGGTACTCATCGACTGGGACAGGTCACCAGTCGTGAAGAAGTTCGCGGGGGAATCGGTGCCACGCCGCCGGCCGCGTTCAGCCCGACTCCTCGGCGTCGTACGGGTCCAGTTCGCCACCGCCGTCTGCCTCGCCTTCCCCCGAGACGAACGCGAGCAACTGGTCGCCGTCGGTCTCCACGCCCTGTCGGGCGAAGAAGTTCGCCACGTTCTCGCAGTCCCGTTCGAGGAAGTCGCGGTAGTTCGGGTGGTGGACGGTGACGGCCTGCCCGAGGTCCAGGACGACGAGTTCGCCGTCGTGGACCACGACGTTGTACTCCGAGAGGTCACCGTGGACCAGGCCGGCCCGGAACAGCCGCCGCATGTACTCGCGGACGACCTCGTAGGCGACCCGCGGGTTCTCGATCTCCACCTCGTTCAGCCGGCGGGCGCGGTCCTCCTCGGTGCCGAGGTACTCCATCACGAGGACGTTCCGCTGGACGGCGATTGGTTCGGGGACCCTGACACCGGCGCGGGCGGCGCGCTGGAGGTTGGCGAACTCCTTCTTCGTCCACGCGACGACCACCTTCTTCTTGTCCGAGCCGATGCCCTCGAACCGCGGGTCACCGTCGAGGTACTCGCGCATCGACCGGAAGTCACTCGCGTTGATGCGGTACACCTTCACGGCCACCTCGCCGTCGTCCGAGGCGGCGAGGTAGACGTTCGCCTCCTTGCCCGTCGAGAGCGGGCCGCCGAACGCGGCGATGTGGCCGTCCTGGACCAGTTTGTAGAGCGCTCCGAGCGTCGCCTCGTCGAACACCGAGTCCTCGACCTTGAACTGGTCGGCGTCCTTGATGCGTTTCCGGAAGGTGAGGAACTCCCGGTCGCGCTTGCGGGCGATGCGGTCGGCCTCGTCGTCCGAGACGTCGATCTCCTCCCACTCGTCACCGAAGGCGTCGGCCTCGTCGGGTTCGAGCAGGTCGAACTCCCCGCTCGCGTCGGGGTCACTCATCGCATCGTCACGCCGAGTCCACGATGTGACCCTCCTCGCGGAGCTGGTCGGCCTCGCTCTTCTCGTAGCGCCACGCCACGTCGGCCTTCTCGTCCTGCCAGTCCCACGGCTCGACGAGGACGACATCGTCCTCCCGTATCCAGATGCGTTTCTGCATCCGCCCCGGGATGCGTGCGGTGCGTGTCTTCCCGTCCATACACCGGACCTCGACGCGGTTCGCCCCGAGCATCTCCGTGACGACGGCGAACACCTCGTCGTCGTCCGGCATGCGCAGGTCCCTGCGTCCGCCTCCGTCGCTCATGGACGGGGGTACGGGAAGGGGAGGTTTAACTTTGGCTCGTCGGGAGCGGTCAGTCGGTTCCCCCGTCCGTCCGACCGAACCCCACCACGCCGAGCGGGTCGCCGGACGGACCCACCAGCCGGTGGTGCCGGAGCGTGAGCGGCACCCGGTCGCCGCCGTCGGTCACCAGTTCCGCCCGGAGGCGGACCTCGCCCTCCCGTAACGCCGTCTCGACGGCCTCGCCGAACGGGCCGTCCTCGGTCTCGAACAGTTCGCTCACGCAGCACCCGAGCAGTTCCTCCCGGTCGTGCCCGCTCATCTCCTGTGCTCTCACGTTCACCCGGACCACCTCGCCGTCCATGTCGAGGTGGTAGAACGCGTCGTCGAGCGTGTCGAGGAGCTGGTCGACGAAGGTCCGCTCTGTGAGCAGTTCCCGCTCCATCTCCCGGAGGTCGGTGACGTCAGAGAGCACCGCCTGTCCACCCTCCTTCCCGTCGTAGACGACCGGCGCGGTGGCGATGAGCGCGTAGGCGTCCTCGCCGTCGGGACCGACGTACCGCTGCTCGACGGTCGGGACCGGCTCGCGGTCCTCGAGGACGGTCTGCAGTCGCTCACCGACGAGGGCGCGGCTCTCCGGGTGGACGAACGCCTCGACCGACTGCCCGACGAGGTCCGCGGGCGAGACCGCCCCGACCATCTCGGCCGCCGCCTCGTTCGCGTAGTCTATGGTGGCGTCCCCGTCGAACAGCACGACCGGCGAGGGCGAGGTCTGGAGCATCTGTCGGTAGCGACTCTCGACCTCGTCGAGCGACGTCTCGGCCCGGTGGCGTTCGACGGCGTTCCGGACACGGTTGGCGAGGACGAGGAACTGGTCGCCGTTCGTGTCCTTCTGCATGTACTCCGTGACGCCCGCCGAGATGGCCTCGCTGGCCACCTCCTCGCTCCCGCGGCCGGTGAACAGGACGAACGGGAGATCCGGGTCGACCCGCCGGACCGCCCGGAGCAGCTCCAGCCCGTCCATTTCCGGCATGTCGTAGTCGCTCACGACACAGTCGTAGGGACCCGTCTCGAGCGACTCGAGGGCGGTGCTGGCGTCCTCGACGGTGGTCACCTCGAACGCCTCGTCGGTCCGCTCGAGGAAGGTGGCCGCGAGGTCGAGGAACATCGGGTCGTCGTCGACGTGGAGGA includes the following:
- a CDS encoding PAS domain-containing response regulator, which codes for MARSPSKIHVLHVDDDPMFLDLAATFLERTDEAFEVTTVEDASTALESLETGPYDCVVSDYDMPEMDGLELLRAVRRVDPDLPFVLFTGRGSEEVASEAISAGVTEYMQKDTNGDQFLVLANRVRNAVERHRAETSLDEVESRYRQMLQTSPSPVVLFDGDATIDYANEAAAEMVGAVSPADLVGQSVEAFVHPESRALVGERLQTVLEDREPVPTVEQRYVGPDGEDAYALIATAPVVYDGKEGGQAVLSDVTDLREMERELLTERTFVDQLLDTLDDAFYHLDMDGEVVRVNVRAQEMSGHDREELLGCCVSELFETEDGPFGEAVETALREGEVRLRAELVTDGGDRVPLTLRHHRLVGPSGDPLGVVGFGRTDGGTD
- the eif1A gene encoding translation initiation factor eIF-1A; protein product: MSDGGGRRDLRMPDDDEVFAVVTEMLGANRVEVRCMDGKTRTARIPGRMQKRIWIREDDVVLVEPWDWQDEKADVAWRYEKSEADQLREEGHIVDSA